One Brassica napus cultivar Da-Ae chromosome C2, Da-Ae, whole genome shotgun sequence DNA window includes the following coding sequences:
- the LOC106380322 gene encoding auxin-responsive protein IAA33-like yields the protein MDNFEPHSQESLKRRFHQDNTTTHQPRETTTRTSSFMPKSISTNPNSSSSSGAAGRFSGFGLNVDDDLVSSVVPPVTVVLEGRSICQRIRLDKHESYQTLALGLRQMFVDGADSTSETKDLDLSNAIPGHIIAYEDMENDLLLAGDLSWKDFVRVAKRIRILPVKGNTRKVRRNE from the exons ATGGACAATTTCGAGCCACACAGCCAAGAATCCTTGAAAAGAAGGTTTCATCAAGATAACACGACCACGCATCAACCTCGTGAAACCACAACAAGAACATCATCCTTCATGCCAAAATCTATTTCAACAAACCCTAATAGTAGCTCAAGTTCCGGAGCAGCCGGGAGATTCTCAGGGTTTGGACTCAACGTCGACGATGATCTAGTTTCATCTGTGGTTCCTCCCGTTACCGTTGTGCTCGAGGGACGTTCTATCTGCCAACGAATTAGGCTAGATAAGCATGAGAGTTATCAAACCTTGGCTTTGGGTCTGAGGCAAATGTTTGTTGATGGGGCTGATTCGACTTCGGAGACGAAAGATCTTGATCTCTCCAACGCCATCCCTGGCCATATTATTGCTTATGAAGACATGGAGAACGATCTACTTCTCGCTGGTGATCTTAGTTGGAA GGATTTTGTTCGTGTAGCTAAGAGAATTCGAATCTTGCCGGTGAAAGGGAACACAAGAAAGGTTAGAAGGAACGAGTAA